Proteins co-encoded in one Cucurbita pepo subsp. pepo cultivar mu-cu-16 chromosome LG15, ASM280686v2, whole genome shotgun sequence genomic window:
- the LOC111811934 gene encoding F-box protein At1g10780-like codes for MDSLPDAIFQYILSHMSNARDVAVCNCVSKRWKYSTPYIRSLYFPRNSFDNHSGGLSPDIIIWRIISSIVHLEELVVYSPFSGAGLASWLSSVGPSLRRLELRMDNLVDLQACQDSHSKLECLKSAANLESLKLWGVLMTHSPRWDVFQKLRNLEIVGAKLDDPALNTALRACPNLSNLLLLGCEGLTSVSIELKHLEQCKLDFYGLGNCSLMINSPNIQLLEVQGCSWIRACGTSSLRSLSISNNAGRVYMVDFDQLVSLESLSIRGVQWCWDAISKMLELGSEVKHLYMKVEFTGDFDALEPFPEIDFVEFFNNHPKLQKFDIHGAMFAALCQKNSLKNVDPDFVISCLEEVSVSVRSPLNAEQKMNTLESLIKYGKNLKTMVIKILRMKSSHSSADDFFDEICKFRYWNRKIVRIE; via the exons ATGGATTCACTCCCGGATGCTATTTTTCAGTACATTTTGTCACATATGAGCAATGCTCGGGATGTGGCAGTCTGCAACTGTGTATCTAAGCGATGGAAATACTCAACACCATACATTAGAAGTCTCTATTTTCCTCGCAATTCCTTCGACAACCATTCAGGTGGGTTGAGTCCCGACATCATCATTTGGAGAATAATATCATCCATTGTTCACTTAGAGGAGCTTGTTGTTTATAGCCCATTTTCTGGTGCTGGTCTTGCTTCATGGCTGTCTAGTGTCGGCCCTTCGCTTCGACGTCTCGAGCTAAGAATGGACAATCTGGTTGATCTTCAGGCTTGTCAAGATAGCCATTCCAAGTTAGAATGCCTTAAATCTGCAGCAAATTTGGAGTCACTTAAATTATGGGGTGTCTTAATGACACATTCACCAAGGTGGGATGTGTTTCAAAAGCTAAGAAACCTTGAGATTGTTGGTGCTAAGTTAGATGATCCTGCTTTGAACACGGCTCTTCGTGCATGTCCTAATCTATCCAACTTATTGCTCCTTGGCTGTGAAGGCCTTACTTCAGTTTCAATTGAACTGAAGCATTTGGAGCAGTGTAAGCTGGATTTCTATGGCTTGGGAAACTGCTCACTTATGATCAATTCTCCTAACATTCAACTCCTTGAAGTTCAAGGCTGTAGCTGGATTAGAGCCTGTGGGACAAGTTCCTTGAGAAGTCTGTCAATATCCAACAATGCAG GAAGAGTTTACATGGTGGATTTTGATCAGCTGGTTTCATTGGAGTCATTGTCCATAAGAGGAGTTCAATGGTGTTGGGATGCAATAAGCAAAATGCTTGAATTAGGGAGTGAGGTGAAGCATCTTTACATGAAAGTTGAGTTCACTGGAGACTTTGATGCACTTGAACCTTTCCCAGAGATTGATTTTGTTGAGTTTTTCAATAACCATCCAAAGTTGCAAAAGTTTGACATTCATGGAGCCATGTTTGCTGCACTTTGCCAGAAGAACAGCCTTAAAAAT GTGGATCCAGATTTTGTAATCTCGTGTTTGGAGGAAGTATCGGTTTCGGTTAGATCGCCGTTGAATGCCGAACAGAAGATGAATACTCTTGAATCGTTGATTAAGTATGGCAAGAATTTGAAGACTATGGTAATAAAAATTCTTCGAATGAAGAGTAGCCATAGCAGTGCAGATGATTTCTTTGATGAGATTTGCAAGTTTAGATATTGGAATCGCAAGATCGTTCGTATTGAATAA